GCCAAGGACCAGAGCTGCGGGTGCGCGGCAGCGGAGGTCGGCGGTCCAGGGGCGGCCGATCGCGTCGGGTTGAGTCGGTGCTGAGGGCCGGGTGGTCCGGCCTGCGGCTGTCGCCGCTCAGGCTTAGCCTCTAACGAGGCCGACTCGTCCGACACGCCCGGGACAGCTTGCAAGGCTGCCCAGGGAACCGGCGTGCCACGAAGCGCGATGCATTGAACGGGAGCGTTCTAGCATCGCCATGCGTGGCGCGACGCCTGGTAGCGTCGCGAAGGCCGGTTTGGCCGTCGCGCAGGCTGCCGCGCGTGCGGCTTGCCAGCGGACAAACTGATAGCCGCGTACAAAGCGTACCGATACAGCGGAGGCGATCGTGCGGACGATGCTCTGCAGACCCCGGACGCCGTTGATGCCGTCGAGATTCGTGATGTTGCAGATAATCGTGACCATGTCGTCCTCGCTGCGCTATCGCGCGGCTAGAGAGAACCGGGGGCACGCCGCAGGACTCGCCGTCCTCGTGCGTGGCTCCCCAAAGGTTGGTGAGGGTTCGCCGGCCAAGCCCTGGTAGGCAGTCCGGCGAGTCAAGCATTTCATGCCGGGCGGTCAGCGTCAAGCTTCTTCCCGGTCGCCGGTCGGCGGGCCCCCCGAAAAGCGGGTTGCCTGCCGGCCAACGCCCCCTAGACATCCGGTTCGGCGGGCTGGTTCACCCGCCGGGAGGATTTTTCCTGAAAAGTTGGTCGCGCCGCCCGCGGGCGTTAGCCGCGGTACAGATCGTGGCAGTCGGAGCACGCCTTGTTCAGGCGGCCGTAGGCGTCGCGGGCGGACTGGTAGTCCCCCTGGTCCGCGGCCCTGGAGATGTCGGCCGCCGCGTCTCGCATGGCCCGCGCGTAGCCGTCGTACTCCTCGTCGCCGGCGTCGATAAACTCTTCCCTGGTAAGCACTTCGCTAAGGAAGGCCAGCACCTGGGCCTCGTGGGCGGCGTCCTCGGCGGAGCGGGAAAAGCTGGCGCTGCTGCCCATCAGTGGGCCCAGTCGCTTCTGCTGGGCGTCCTCGATGCGACGCATGATGGGCGAGCGGTCGGCCAGGTCCGACCACAGCTGATCCGGTTCGCCGGCGGGCGCATCCGGCCGGCCTCCGCGGACCAGGTCGGCCAGGTCCTGGGAGCGGGCGGCGGCTTCGCGGTAGGAACCGTCCGTGCCAACCTTGCAGTTTGCCGCAGCGCGGGCGAAGAGCGAGCTCAGGCCGGGCGCGATGTCCCGCCAGCGGGCGTCGTCGTTGTGCTCGGCGGCCAGTCGGAACGCCAACGCCAGCATGCTGAACGCGTCGCGGGCGTCGCGGTAGCCGCCGCCCTTAAACGCGGTGGCCGTGGCGGTCGCCTGGGCGACCCGCTGGGCCTGACGTTTGATTTCGGTCTCGACCGCGTCGGTCGAGACCAACCGCGACCACTCCTCGCTGGCTTCGCTGGACTCCTGATCAGCGGCCGGGCCGCCCGTCTGAGGCCGGCTGGCGGCAAGCTGGCCGAAGTCCGGGCGGGGGCCGACAAGGACCGACTGCACGTCGCTGAAGAAGATGGCGCGTTGGCTGGCGGAGAAGGTCGGCGGCTTCGCCCGTCGCGTCTGAGGCTCGGCGACTGCGGGCGTTGCGAGCTGACAGGTTAGCCAAGCGGTGACAGTAAGAACCGGGATCGTTTTCATGCGGATGCTAGTTGCGAGGTCAAAGGCTACACCCGGGACGCCTCGGTCAGTCGGCGGACGACTTCCTGGGGCGAATCTGTCTCGTTGAGGATCTCGACCTGGCGTTCGGCGGCGCTCGGCCCTTCGGCCAATTGGATGCAGTGCTGCAGGCGGTCCTTGCAGCCGAGTTCCTCGGCAACGCCGCGGAGCCGGCTTGTGAGTCGGGTCGTGGCGGCGATCACCGGCAGCACCTCATGGGAGTAGCTGTCGACCAGTTGGGCGCGGACCCCGAAACGGGTGGCGCGCCACTTGTTCTGGGCGACCATCATCGGGTGGCAGTCGTGCTGGTAGGTCCCTTCCTCGATCTCGTCCGACAGGCCCTTCACCAGACACTGCACCAGCGCGGCGATCGCCAGCGTGTCCTGAAGGTTGCCCGGCATGTCGCACACGCGGACCTCGACGGTGCCGAAGTTGTGGTGCGGGCGGACGTCCCACCAGATCTCGCGGATCGTGTTGATGAAGCCGGTGTCGATCATGTGGTTCACCAGCCAGACGTACTCGCTCCAGTTGCGCATGAGCGTCGGCAGGCCCGCGGTCGGCAGCCCCTCCATCACCTTGCTGCGGTGCGAGTGCAGGCCGGTGTCGCGTCCCTCCCAAAAAGGGCTGGAGCAGGATAGCGCCAGCAGCGTGGGCAGGTGCCGCATGATGCGGTCGCAGATCATCACCGCCTTGTCGCCCGAGTCGACGCCGACGTGCACGTGCAGCCCGAAGGTCACCAGCCGGCGGGCCATCTCCTGCAGCAGGTGGACCAGGTTGAAGTACCGC
This genomic interval from Posidoniimonas corsicana contains the following:
- a CDS encoding cytochrome c; amino-acid sequence: MKTIPVLTVTAWLTCQLATPAVAEPQTRRAKPPTFSASQRAIFFSDVQSVLVGPRPDFGQLAASRPQTGGPAADQESSEASEEWSRLVSTDAVETEIKRQAQRVAQATATATAFKGGGYRDARDAFSMLALAFRLAAEHNDDARWRDIAPGLSSLFARAAANCKVGTDGSYREAAARSQDLADLVRGGRPDAPAGEPDQLWSDLADRSPIMRRIEDAQQKRLGPLMGSSASFSRSAEDAAHEAQVLAFLSEVLTREEFIDAGDEEYDGYARAMRDAAADISRAADQGDYQSARDAYGRLNKACSDCHDLYRG
- a CDS encoding carboxylate-amine ligase, with protein sequence MAKIEFTSNQRPTVGVELELGLVDGQSMALTSAFSRVAQELKSLGHDDASLKPELMQSVLEINTGVCETIDDAERDLTAKLRAVQQACDNQGVRLWWGATHPFSKWADQQVTEDERYFNLVHLLQEMARRLVTFGLHVHVGVDSGDKAVMICDRIMRHLPTLLALSCSSPFWEGRDTGLHSHRSKVMEGLPTAGLPTLMRNWSEYVWLVNHMIDTGFINTIREIWWDVRPHHNFGTVEVRVCDMPGNLQDTLAIAALVQCLVKGLSDEIEEGTYQHDCHPMMVAQNKWRATRFGVRAQLVDSYSHEVLPVIAATTRLTSRLRGVAEELGCKDRLQHCIQLAEGPSAAERQVEILNETDSPQEVVRRLTEASRV